In Paraglaciecola sp. T6c, the sequence CATTAGAATAAAAGGCGAATACTTAATTTTTAATCGGTGAATATTTCATGTATTCACCACCAATTTTTATGGGTACCCAATGAATATAACCACCAACACAGTCGTTACCATGCACTTCACTGTAAGTGCGCCAGATGGCACACAAATCGACTCGTCAAAAGAATCAGAACCAATGGTTTTCTTGCAAGGTAGTCATTACCTGATCCAAGGTTTAGAAGATCATTTGGAAGGTAAAGAGGTTGGTGAGAAATTCGTTATCGATATCGAGCCTGAACAAGCCTATGGCGAGCGCCACGACACCCTAGTTCAAGAAGTGCCACGTTCAATGTTCGAAGGTATGGAAATTGAGCCTGGCATGACATTCAGAGCAACCACAGATGAAGGTGAGCAGTCTGTGATGATCCTTGATGTTGATGACGAAACGGTTGTAGTTGATGGCAATCATCCGTTGTCTGGCTTGACGCTTACATTTGATGTAGAGGTATTAGAAGTCCGCGCAGCAACTGAAGAAGAAATAGCTCACGGCCATCCTCATACTGCTGAAGGATGTGGTCACACTCATTAGTAGATGTTTCTAATTCTAATATTAATCGGGTAAGACTAACCGGTAATAAACACAAACGAGGCCAAATGGCCTCGTTTTTTATAGCATGTGCTCAAGCACTTAAATTAAACGGCGTCTTCATTTTCCTCCCCTGTACGGATACGAATAACGCGCTCAACTTCGTAAACGAAAATTTTCCCGTCACCGATTTTGCCGGTTTGCGCTGTTTTCATAATCGCTTCGATAGCCAGTTCTACTTGCCCGTCTGGGATAACGACCTCTAGCTTCATTTTAGGTAAAAAGTCTACATTGTATTCGGCACCACGATATAACTCCGTGTGTCCTTTTTGACGTCCAAAGCCTTTAACTTCGGTTACCGTCATGCCACTTACGCCAACTTCAGCAAGTGCTTCTCGCACATCATCCATTTTAAACGGCTTAATAATCGCTTCGACTTTCTTCACTTTTCTTCTCTCCAGATGGTGTGCTTAATCATAAATTGTGGGAATAGGTACACGTTTATGTTGCGTCTTTTTATAAATTTCCAATAGGCGCTCTGTCACTTGTTGTGGCACAGGCTTCCCTTCAAGAAAATCGTCAATGTCATCATAACTCATTCCCAATGCTTGCTCGTCAGCTTTTTGCGGGCTTAAGCTCTCTAGATCAGCTGTCGGCGCTTTATGCACAAGATTATCGGGTGCGCCCAAATAACTTGCCACCTGCCTAACCTGACGTTTATTCAGGCCAAACATTGGCGCCAAATCACAAGCGCCATCACCGTACTTAGTATAGAACCCAGTGATATTCTCAGCAGAATGATCCGTGCCTAACACTAAACCGTCAAGCATGCCTGCAATTTCGTATTGCACGACCATGCGTGTTCTCGCTTTGACATTGCCTTTAACAAAATCACGTTTGGTATCACTAGCAGGCAATATCCCTGCATCACTTAATGCTTTGCTCGTTTGCTCATCAATCGCATCTGCGCCTGGCTGCACATTCACCGATATTGACTGGCTCGGTTGGATGAAATCAATCGACAATTGGGCGTCGTCTTCATCGGCTTGAACTTTGTAAGGCAACCGCACAGCGACAAATT encodes:
- the nadE gene encoding ammonia-dependent NAD(+) synthetase, giving the protein MHKQAVIDEMRVKPQIDVESEVQTRVNFIKSHLVASGLKTLVLGISGGIDSCTLGRLAQIAVNQLNSPSSSDYQFVAVRLPYKVQADEDDAQLSIDFIQPSQSISVNVQPGADAIDEQTSKALSDAGILPASDTKRDFVKGNVKARTRMVVQYEIAGMLDGLVLGTDHSAENITGFYTKYGDGACDLAPMFGLNKRQVRQVASYLGAPDNLVHKAPTADLESLSPQKADEQALGMSYDDIDDFLEGKPVPQQVTERLLEIYKKTQHKRVPIPTIYD
- a CDS encoding FKBP-type peptidyl-prolyl cis-trans isomerase is translated as MNITTNTVVTMHFTVSAPDGTQIDSSKESEPMVFLQGSHYLIQGLEDHLEGKEVGEKFVIDIEPEQAYGERHDTLVQEVPRSMFEGMEIEPGMTFRATTDEGEQSVMILDVDDETVVVDGNHPLSGLTLTFDVEVLEVRAATEEEIAHGHPHTAEGCGHTH
- a CDS encoding P-II family nitrogen regulator, with the protein product MKKVEAIIKPFKMDDVREALAEVGVSGMTVTEVKGFGRQKGHTELYRGAEYNVDFLPKMKLEVVIPDGQVELAIEAIMKTAQTGKIGDGKIFVYEVERVIRIRTGEENEDAV